The following coding sequences are from one Mugil cephalus isolate CIBA_MC_2020 chromosome 9, CIBA_Mcephalus_1.1, whole genome shotgun sequence window:
- the psmd2 gene encoding 26S proteasome non-ATPase regulatory subunit 2: MEEAKNKENKNTEKTNEKEKEKEKGQQPAGKDKDKKEEQELSEEDKQLQEDLEMMVERLSEKNTALHRPALEELRRLIRSSTTSMTSVPKPLKFLRPHYGKLKEIYDSMTPGENKRFCADVVSVLAMTMSGERECLKYRLLGSQEELASWGHEYVRHLAGEVAKEWQEVEENDKTQQETLLKLVKEIVPYNMAHNAEHEACDLLMEIERLDMLEDYIDENAYGKVCLYLTSCVSYVPEPENSALLRCALNIFRKFNRYPEALRLALMLNDVELVENIFTSCKDIVIQKQMAFMLGRHGMFLELNEDVEDYEDLTEIMSNVQLNSNFLALARELDIMEPKVPDDIYKTHLENNRFGGSGSQVDSARMNLASSFVNGFVNAAFGQDKLLTDDGNKWLYKNKDHGMLSAAASLGMILLWDVDGGLTQIDKYLYSSEDYIKSGALLACGIVNSGVRNECDPALALLSDYVLHNSNVMRIGAIFGLGLAYAGSNREDVLSLLLPVMGDSKSSMEVVGVTALACGMIAVGSCNGDVTSTIVQTIMEKNEQELKDTYARWLPLGLGLNHLGKGEAIETTLAALQVVPEPFRSFANTLVDICAYAGSGNVLKVQQLLHICSEHYEAKEKDKEEDKDKKDKKDKDKKETAADMGSHQGVAVLGIALIAMGEEIGSEMALRTFGHLLRYGEPTLRRAVPLALALISVSNPRLNILDTLSKFSHDADPEVSHNSIFAMGMVGSGTNNARLAAMLRQLAQYHAKDPNNLFMVRLAQGLTHLGKGTLTLCPYHSDRQLMSQVAVAGLLTVLVSFLDVKNIILGKSHYILYGLVAAMQPRMLVTFDEELRPLPVSVRVGQAVDVVGQAGKPKAITGFQTHTTPVLLAHGERAELATEEYLPVTPILEGFVILRKNPNYET; this comes from the exons ATGGAGgaggcaaaaaacaaagaaaacaagaacaccgaaaagacaaatgaaaaggagaaagaaaaagaaaagggccAGCAGCCCGCGGGGAAGGATAAGGATAAAAAAGAGGAGCAAGAACTG TCAGAGGAAGACAAGCAGTTACAAGAGGATCTGGAGATGATGGTGGAGAGACTGAGC GAGAAGAACACAGCGCTGCATCGCCCTGCACTAGAAGAGCTGCGCAGACTAATCCGCTCCTCAACCACTTCCATGACCTCAGTACCTAAGCCCCTGAAGTTCCTGCGCCCACATTATGGAAAGCTCAAAGAAATTTATGACAGCATGACCCCTGGAGAGAACAAG CGTTTCTGTGCTGATGTGGTGTCAGTGCTGGCTATGACTATGAGCGGTGAGAGGGAGTGTTTGAAGTACCGTCTGCTGGGCTCCCAGGAAGAGCTGGCCTCCTGGGGACACGAATATGTCAG ACATCTCGCCGGTGAGGTGGCTAAAGAGtggcaggaggtggaggagaacgATAAAACCCAGCAGGAGACGCTGCTGAAACTAGTGAAGGAGATTGTGCCCTACAACATGGCCCACAATGCTGAACACGAGGCGTGTGACCTGCTGATGGAGATTGAGAGGCTGGACATGCTGGAGGACTATATTGATGAAAATGCTTATGGCAAAGTTTGCCTCTACCTCACCAG CTGCGTGAGTTACGTTCCTGAGCCAGAAAACTCAGCGCTGCTGAGATGTGCCTTGAACATCTTCAGAAAGTTCAACCGTTATCCAGAGGCTCTACGCCTGGCCCTGATGCTCAACGACGTGGAACTAGTAGAAAACATCTTCACATCCTGCAAAGACAT AGTCATCCAGAAGCAGATGGCCTTCATGCTGGGTCGACATGGTATGTTCTTGGAGCTCAATGAGGACGTAGAGGACTACGAAGACTTGACAGAGATCATGTCCAACGTGCAGCTGAACAGCAACTTCTTGGCTCTGGCCAGAGAG CTGGACATTATGGAGCCTAAGGTCCCTGATGACATCTACAAAACACACCTGGAGAACAACA GGTTCGGAGGCAGCGGATCCCAAGTGGACTCAGCCCGCATGAACTTGGCCTCTTCGTTCGTGAACGGCTTTGTCAACGCAGCCTTTGGACAGGATAAGCTGCTCACAGACGACGGCAACAAGTGGCTGTACAAGAACAAGGACCATG GCATGTTGAGTGCTGCAGCCTCTCTCGGTATGATCCTGTTATGGGATGTGGACGGTGGTCTGACTCAGATTGACAAATACCTCTACTCTTCTGAGGACTACATTAAG TCTGGTGCCCTCCTGGCCTGCGGCATCGTAAACTCAGGTGTGAGGAACGAGTGCGACCCAGCTCTCGCCCTCCTGTCCGACTACGTCCTGCACAACAGCAACGTCATGAGGATAGGAGCCATCTTTGG ACTGGGTCTTGCGTATGCTGGCTCCAACAGGGAAGAtgtcctttctcttcttctccctgtTATGGGAGACTCCAAATCCAGCATGGAG GTGGTTGGCGTGACGGCTCTGGCGTGCGGCATGATCGCAGTGGGGTCTTGTAACGGCGACGTGACCTCCACCATCGTCCAGACCATCATGGAGAAGAACGAACAGGAGCTGAAGGACACATACGCTCGCTGGCTGCCTCTAGGCTTGGGACTCAACCACCTGG GTAAAGGAGAAGCAATCGAGACAACCCTGGCAGCTCTACAGGTCGTCCCTGAACCTTTCCGCAGCTTCGCCAACACACTAGTGGATATCTGTGCATATGCAG gtTCTGGCAATGTGCTGAAAGTGCAGCAGCTTCTCCATATCTGCAGTGAGCACTATGAAGCCAAGGagaaggacaaagaggaggacaaGGACAAGAAGGATAAgaaggacaaagacaaaaaggagaCTGCTGCTGACATGGGCTCCCACCAG GGCGTGGCTGTTCTCGGTATTGCCCTGATTGCCATGGGGGAGGAGATTGGTTCTGAGATGGCACTGCGAACATTTGGACACCTG CTGCGTTATGGTGAGCCCACCCTGAGGCGAGCGGTGCCCCTCGCCCTGGCCCTCATTTCTGTGTCCAACCCTCGTCTTAACATCTTGGACACTCTCAGCAAGTTTTCCCACGATGCCGACCCCGAGGTCTCCCACAACTCTATCTTCGCCATGGGCATGGTGGGCAGTG GCACAAATAACGCCCGTCTGGCGGCCATGCTGCGGCAGCTGGCACAGTATCACGCCAAAGATCCCAACAATCTCTTCATGGTCCGACTTGCTCAG GGTCTGACTCACCTGGGTAAAGGCACACTCACTCTCTGTCCCTACCATAGCGACAGGCAGCTGATGAGTCAGGTCGCCGTGGCTGGACTGCTCACTGTGCTCGTTTCCTTCCTCGACGTCAAGAACA taatCCTGGGTAAATCTCACTACATTCTCTACGGCCTGGTAGCAGCAATGCAGCCGCGTATGTTGGTCACATTCGATGAGGAGCTGCGGCCACTGCCCGTGTCTGTCAGAGTTGGACAG GCTGTGGATGTTGTGGGCCAGGCTGGTAAGCCAAAAGCCATCACAGGTTTCCAGACTCACACCACGCCAGTGTTGTTGGCTCACGGAGAAAGAGCAGAGCTGGCCACAGAGGAGTACCTCCCCGTCACTCCCATCCTGGAGGGCTTTGTTATCCTCCGCAAGAACCCCAACTACGAAACCTAG